In Plasmodium malariae genome assembly, chromosome: 11, the following proteins share a genomic window:
- the PmUG01_11034000 gene encoding conserved Plasmodium protein, unknown function — MKKILKHFRILSVPIEDNPLATINLFIANCKDISEGDNSNGETLCVAALDNIINGEKLKAFFSKFGRIKCFNLIEKAYLSKNFKNFAYCIYLFYEEKNVIEIILAYTVNINEYFKSNIQVPYSIHLEKKKFIYYLKNYYDNHYNLFYGKKVIIKDILNLNKNKGKRLIDKDGFKIVQNVSDKPEFVNSIFSSTNEKISYLKKKKKVKIHENFYLFRKKDILGNSNNIFTKEKKKKA, encoded by the exons atgaagaaaattttaaaacactTTCGCATATTGAGTGTACCTATTGAAGATAACCCTCTTGCAAcaataaat TTGTTTATAGCGAATTGTAAAGACATATCTGAAGGTGATAACTCGAACGGTGAAACTCTATGCGTAGCTGCGCTTGACAATATAATTAATGGAGAAAAATTAAAGGCATTTTTTTCGAAATTTGGAagaataaaatgttttaatctTATAGAAAAAGCATATTTatctaaaaattttaaaaattttgcttattgtatatacttattttacgaggaaaaaaatgtaattgaAATAATCTTAGCATATActgttaatataaatgagTATTTTAAAAGCAATATACAGGTACCATATTCTATacatttggaaaaaaaaaaatttatctactacttaaaaaattattatgataaccattataatttgttttacggaaaaaaggtaataattaaggatattttaaatttaaataagaacaaagga aaacgctTAATTGATAAGGATGGGTTTAAAATTGTTCAGAATGTTTCAGACAAGCCGGAATTTgtaaattcaattttttcatccacaaatgaaaaaattagttatttaaaaaaaaaaaagaaagtcaAAAttcatgaaaatttttatctatttcgAAAAAAGGATATTTTGGGAAATtcaaacaatatttttacaaaagaaaaaaaaaaaaaagcataa
- the PmUG01_11034100 gene encoding transmembrane amino acid transporter protein, putative, giving the protein MNENGSVAAYDHNSKIENEQSSYKGKHDNENINDYKNSLYVEEGSNMNGYVNGYIEANEKSNHISSKSSVKTVYPLNKKKNKYKKKYKNIYEKEININGGNCKINQYVNLGDNDKDNENDNYNDIGNIGANYYEINTSVSYDEENKVVEALEGGKYVHQVAEVAEIGVEQAEVGHSEIEHAEVGHSEIEHAEVEAEIEEMEVEEERKRIRKKNWKGRTFSRFTPGGVRSSTVLFLCTAIGVGFLSFPYVFSKLGIILSVILIFLNAIESYVTTNILCLSSLEHNTFVYGNLLKKIGHKYHKTIIDIGLTFGFLSSYILILILISNFLSSIFYVFNFPAFFCNHIFLIIVICLLILPVTFRDQVGSLNSFLVFSLFSLSITVLTIGWQTRYYYNLLNDKKIVLFNIDIHFFKCFNILLFSFSQQPNACFITGQFNQPTHKRLTKSAYRSVLLQIIFYTLFGFLGYLSFLNTAKDNVVLNYEDSNVSILLCKFLLSVTFFFSVPLNFMGSYSSILSLYQSGRNRFLRLYLYIFRRNRYSENLSALLREDTQNPFQENIPDDVTENTSTHESQTDDKDQRMLVSICVTILCALIAFNVKKLSNVIGIGGGITSTLISCLLPNLIYFKNRHNVKNRFERYLTLCMLFFFSFMGFFSVIVTSLVLIF; this is encoded by the exons atGAATGAAAATGGGTCAGTAGCCGCCTATGACCACAATTCtaaaatagaaaatgaaCAAAGCTCATATAAAGGTAAACAcgataatgaaaatataaatgattacAAAAATTCTTTATACGTAGAAGAGGGTAGTAATATGAACGGATATGTTAATGGTTACATAGAAGCTAATGAAAAGAGCAATCACATTTCATCGAAGTCTAGTGTAAAAACTGTATATccattaaataagaaaaagaacaaatataagaaaaaatataagaatatctatgagaaagaaataaacataaatgggggaaattgtaaaataaatcaatACGTAAATTTAGGCGATAATGACAAAGATAATGAGAATGATAATTATAACGACATTGGAAATATAGGTGCAAATTATTACGAAATAAACACAAGTGTAAGTTATGACGAAGAAAATAAAGTTGTTGAGGCATTGGAGGGGGGGAAATATGTACACCAAGTAGCAGAAGTAGCAGAAATAGGAGTTGAACAAGCAGAAGTTGGACATTCAGAAATTGAACATGCAGAAGTTGGACATTCAGAAATTGAACATGCAGAAGTGGAAGCAGAAATAGAAGAAATGGAAGTagaagaagaaagaaaaagaataaggaaaaaaaattggaaaggAAGAACATTTAGTCGTTTTACACCTGGTGGTGTACGCTCTAGCACCGTGCTATTTTTATGTACTGCTATAGGTGTGGGTTTTCTGTCTTTTCCTtatgttttttcaaaattaggTATAATTTTAAGTGTTATTCTTATCTTTTTGAACGCAATAGAATCTTATGTGACTACAAATATCTTATGCTTATCATCATTAGAGCATAATACATTTGTATATGggaatttgttaaaaaagaTTGGACACAAATATCATAAAACAATAATTGATATTGGGTTAACGTTTGGTTTTCTTTCTagctatatattaatattaatactcataagtaattttttaagtagtattttttatgtatttaattttccagcctttttttgtaatcacatatttttaattattgtgatttgtttattaattttaccaGTAACCTTTCGAGATCAAGTAGGATCATTAAATTCGtttcttgttttttccttGTTTTCCTTATCTATAACAGTCCTAACGATTGGATGGCAAACCcgatattattataacttattaaatgataagaaaatagttttatttaatatagatatacatttttttaaatgttttaacattttgctattttcattttcccaGCAACCAAATGCATGTTTCATAACAGGACAGTTTAATCAGCCAACCCACAAAAGATTAACTAAATCAGCATATAGAAGTgttttattacaaataatattttatacattatttgGATTTTTAggatatttatcttttttaaatacagcTAAAGATAATGTTGTATTAAATTATGAAGATTCAAACGTGTCAATacttttatgtaaatttcttttatccgtaaccttttttttttccgttcCTTTGAATTTTATGGGATCTTATTCAAGTATTTTATCCTTATACCAATCTGGCCGTAATAGGTTTTTAAgattgtatttatatatttttagaagaAATAGATATTCAGAAAATTTATCAGCACTTTTAAGAGAAGACACACAAAACCCATTTCAAGAAAATATACCTGATGATGTTACCGAAAATACAAGCACACATGAATCGCAAACTGATGACAAAGATCAGAGAATGCTTGTTTCAATTTGTGTAACCATTCTATGCGCCCTTATAGCATTCAATGTTAAAAAGTTGTCGAATGTTATAGGAATTGGTGGAGGAATAACTTCAACCCTCATTTCGTG ccTTTTACCCAATTtgatttatttcaaaaacaGACATAATGTTAAAAACCGTTTTGAAAGATATTTAACTTTATGcatgctattttttttttcatttatggGTTTTTTTTCAGTCATTGTTACATCattagttttaattttttaa
- the PmUG01_11034200 gene encoding RNA-binding protein, putative, producing MKNTNRTTSAYENKGMNGSYNTKTLWVGDLDKIKDEVVDENYIVYCMFYEFSEDIIKIKLCKEKNSQKNSYAFIEFSNFEIAKYCFDNLNGKWIPGKIHKFKLNWAKYNITDNINSNEKNIDVELDDKGTYSIYVGSLPKSTTKEEIESLFSNFYNSICFVKMIKNTQKNHNKIYCFIHFFNYEECIRALAEMDGYVFKGYKIKVSKSHGIKGNNNSEVNNYDYISKNYEVQFNNLKSMNMNNYNKDNYNRDNYITNNYNADNYNADNYNADNYNADNYNADNYNADNYNADNYNADNYNANNYNKEGYIPSIYHVNNNKMMNNLTDKEENNNCDPNKNCYFYYSNVNNKLNNPYDINYYDHINSNITSYPGYTTNTNSTHSYNANNYSNPINHLNYYTSQMIQINNYTGTDVNPVNTYTGDISLMNNYTGDTAHMNNYTNEMNYVNNYNICSSNNVKQLPINYKMNSGNYVSDIINDNSGNNGKNILLDDKKKTDNINISDVSTEEKINSTKQDEINEKDVNTSNDSCELHFYNLQSSNNEYNNYSSLQRKNSDIQEINYSDNIRICAKNYNKNDPNNNYYYYDADTNKNDNKDKNNIRNHSNTNNSTNNDSIDNNDTIDNDQSVHNNDTIDNDHSISNSGSVDGHSNNNSNVNSDSSNGNRTDSSKSNANNSNGNGNSNNNMDSNSNGNKV from the coding sequence atgaaaaataccAACAGGACAACATCAGCTTATGAAAATAAGGGCATGAACGGTTCATACAATACCAAAACGTTGTGGGTAGGGGACttggataaaataaaagatgaaGTAGttgatgaaaattatattgtatattgtatgttttatgaattttcagaagatataataaaaataaaattatgtaaagaGAAAAATTCACAAAAGAATTCATATGCTTTTATTGAATTCTCTAATTTCGAAATTGCAAAATATTGCTTTGATAATTTAAATGGAAAATGGATACCTGgaaaaattcataaatttaaattaaactgggccaaatataatattactgataatataaattctaatgaaaaaaatatagatgtAGAGTTAGATGATAAGGGGACATATTCTATTTATGTTGGCAGTTTACCTAAAAGTACaacaaaagaagaaattGAAAGTTtattttccaatttttataatagtatttgttttgttaaaatgattaaaaatacacagaaaaatcataataaaatatattgctttatacacttttttaattatgaagAATGTATTAGGGCTCTAGCAGAAATGGATGGATATGTTTTTAAGGggtataaaattaaagtaaGTAAATCACATGGAAttaaaggaaataataaCTCTGAGGTGAATAATTACGATTATATAAGTAAGAATTATGAAGTTcagtttaataatttaaaaagcaTGAACATGAACAACTACAACAAGGACAATTATAACAGGGATAATTACATCACTAATAATTATAACGCGGATAACTATAACGCGGATAACTATAACGCGGATAACTATAACGCGGATAACTATAATGCGGATAACTATAATGCGGATAACTATAATGCGGATAACTATAATGCGGATAACTATAACGCGAATAATTACAACAAAGAGGGTTATATTCCAAGCATTTACCACGTAAACAATAACAAGATGATGAATAATCTAACAGATAAagaggaaaataataattgtgacccgaataaaaattgttatttttattatagtaatgtaaataataagttaaataatccatatgatataaattattatgatcACATTAATTCGAATATTACTTCATATCCTGGTTACACAACTAATACAAATAGTACGCATTCGTATAATGCGAATAATTATTCTAATCCTATTAATCATCTTAACTATTACACAAGTCAAatgatacaaataaataattacacCGGAACGGATGTTAATCCAGTTAATACTTATACAGGAGATATTAGTCTTATGAATAACTACACGGGTGATACTGCTCATATGAACAATTACACCAATGAAAtgaattatgtaaataactACAACATATGTTCTTCTAATAATGTCAAGCAGCTCcctattaattataaaatgaatagcGGAAATTATGTTAGTGACATAATTAATGATAATTCAGGAAATAAtgggaaaaatattttacttgatgataaaaaaaaaacagataatataaatatttctgatGTGAGTACagaagagaaaataaatagtacGAAACAAgatgaaataaatgaaaaagatgtAAATACATCTAATGACTCGTGcgaattacatttttataatcttCAATCATCAAACAATGAATATAACAATTATAGTTCACTTCAAAGGAAAAATAGTGACATCCAAGAAATTAATTATAGTGATAATATTAGGATATGTgctaaaaattataataaaaatgatcctaataataattattattattacgatgctgatacaaataaaaatgataataaggataaaaataatattagaaaTCATAGCAACACGAATAATAGTACGAATAATGATAGTATTGACAATAACGACACCATTGATAACGATCAGAGCGTTCATAATAATGACACAATTGACAACGATCATAGCATTAGTAACAGTGGTAGTGTAGATGGTCACAgcaataataacagtaatgtTAACAGTGATAGTAGTAATGGAAATAGAACTGACAGTAGTAAGAGTAATGCCAACAACAGTAATGGTAACGGGaacagtaacaataacaTGGATAGTAACAGTAATGGTAATAAAGTCTGA